A genomic window from Salvia hispanica cultivar TCC Black 2014 chromosome 5, UniMelb_Shisp_WGS_1.0, whole genome shotgun sequence includes:
- the LOC125190126 gene encoding serine/arginine-rich splicing factor RSZ22-like: protein MSRVYIGNLDPRVTERELEDEFRVFGVIRSVWVARRPPGYAFIDFDDRRDAQDAIRDLDGKNGWRVELSHNSRGGGGGGGGRGGGRGGRSGSDLKCYECGEPGHFARECRMRGGSGRRRSRSPAARYRRSPSYGRRSLSPRARSPRRRSLSPRPRSYSRSPPPYRGRDEVPYTNGNGIRDRRRSRS, encoded by the exons ATGTCTAGGGTTTACATTGGGAATTTGGACCCCCGAGTCACTGAACGGGAACTCGAGGATGAATTTCGCGTATTTGGAGTTATTAGAag TGTGTGGGTTGCCAGAAGACCCCCTGGTTATGCTTTCATTGATTTCGATGATCGCAGGGATGCCCAAGATGCAATTAGGGACCTTGATG GTAAAAATGGCTGGAGGGTTGAGCTATCACACAACTCTAGAggcggaggtggaggtggaggcggCCGTGGTGGGGGTCGTGGTGGACGCTCTGGTTCTGATTTGAAATGCTATGAATGTGGTGAGCCTGGCCATTTTGCTCGTGAGTGCCGAATGAGGGGTGGTTCTGGAAGGCGCAGGAGCCGTAGCCCTGCTGCTAGATATCGCCGTAGCCCAAGCTATGGTCGAAG GAGTTTAAGTCCTCGTGCTCGCTCACCTCGTCGTCGCAGTTTGTCTCCAAGGCCTCGCAGCTACAGCAGATCGCCTCCGCCTTATCGTGGACGAGATGAAGTTCCATATACCAATGG AAACGGTATCCGAGACAGGCGTAGGAGCAGAAGCTGA
- the LOC125188677 gene encoding probable cyclic nucleotide-gated ion channel 14, whose amino-acid sequence MDFKKERIVRFHSEEKRNLEMFLEKNEGESLDKSLPIFKNSAHLRKVEDKIPKFGRAKVYPEGSKPEKKAVLDPGSEIVLKWNRVFLFFCIMALFVDPLFFYLPSVVNQDSSSCMHTDLNLGIIVTCFRTVADVFYMLHVIMKFRIAYVSPSSRVFGKGELVMDRNKIAMRYLKSEFFIDFIAALPLPQIVIWSILPAIRSSHSDHTNNALVLIVLLQYIPRLYLIFPLSSDIIKANGLVTKTAWAGAAYNLVLYTLASHVLGASWYLLSIERHATCLKSACRDEFNNIGCSLNFLDCGTLTHSDRGIWVNSTQVFKKCNPDDTTYFNHGIFGNAVANSVVSTGFIEKYFYCLWWGLQNLSSYGQTLSTSTFIGETMFAIVIAILGLVLFAHLIGNMQTYLQSMTVRLEEWRLRRRDTEEWMRHRQLPEALQQRVRRFIQYKWLTTRGVDEESILRALPIDLRRDIQRHLCLDLVRRVPFFSQMDDQLLDAICERLVSSLSTQGTYIVREGDPVSEMIFIIRGTLESSTTNGGRTGFFNSTTLRPGDFCGEELLAWALLPRSTLNFPSSTRTVRALNEVEAFVLRAEDLKFVANQFRRLHSKKLQHTFRYYSHHWRTWAACFIQAAWRRCKRRMMAKSLSISESFYFPHDAQSLDEHDDEEEEEEEEHEQVAESSSQAKQNLGVTILASRFAANTKRGAQKVRDLEMHKLQKPEEPDFSADAEED is encoded by the exons ATGGATTTCAAGAAAGAGAGAATTGTTAG GTTTCACAGTGAAGAAAAAAGGAATCTTGAAATGTTCTTGGAGAAAAATGAGGGTGAGAGCCTAGATAAGTCCCTCCCTATTTTCAAGAATTCTGCCCATTTAAGGAAAGTTGAAGACAAGATTCCAAAGTTTGGTAGGGCTAAGGTTTATCCAGAAGGGTCAAAGCCAGAGAAGAAAGCAGTTCTTGATCCAGGGAGTGAGATTGTGTTGAAATGGAACAgagttttcttgtttttctgCATAATGGCTCTGTTTGTGGATCCCTTGTTTTTCTACTTGCCTTCTGTGGTGAATCAAGACAGTTCTTCATGTATGCATACAGACCTCAATTTGGGGATCATTGTGACATGTTTTAGGACTGTGGCAGatgtattttatatgttaCATGTGATTATGAAGTTTAGGATTGCTTATGTGTCTCCAAGCTCAAGGGTTTTTGGGAAAGGCGAACTTGTTATGGACCGGAATAAGATAGCCATGAGGTACTTGAAGTCGGAATTCTTCATTGATTTCATTGCAGCACTGCCGCTTCCTCAG ATTGTCATATGGTCCATATTACCAGCAATCAGAAGCTCCCACTCTGATCACACCAACAACGCCCTTGTACTCATCGTTTTGCTGCAATACATCCCCCGGTTGTATCTCATCTTCCCGTTGAGTTCTGATATCATCAAAGCTAATGGACTTGTCACAAAGACCGCGTGGGCAGGCGCTGCTTACAATCTGGTGCTCTACACGTTAGCAAGCCAC GTTCTAGGGGCTTCCTGGTACTTGCTATCGATTGAGAGACACGCGACATGTTTGAAATCTGCTTGCAGGGACGAGTTCAACAACATTGGCTGTTCGCTCAATTTCCTCGACTGTGGCACACTGACCCACAGTGATAGAGGAATATGGGTAAACAGCACACAGGTTTTCAAGAAATGCAATCCTGACGACACCACCTATTTCAACCACGGGATATTTGGGAACGCCGTTGCAAACAGCGTTGTATCGACTGGATTTATCGAGAAGTACTTCTACTGTTTATGGTGGGGCTTACAAAACTTGAG CTCCTATGGACAGACGTTGTCTACGAGCACGTTTATTGGAGAGACTATGTTTGCCATTGTCATCGCCATCTTGGGGCTCGTTCTGTTTGCTCATTTGATTGGAAATATGCAG ACCTATTTGCAATCTATGACTGTGAGGCTTGAGGAGTGGAGGCTGAGGCGTCGAGACACCGAGGAATGGATGAGGCATCGTCAGCTCCCAGAGGCTCTGCAACAGCGCGTGAGACGCTTTATACAGTACAAATGGCTTACCACACGAGGAGTTGATGAAGAATCTATCCTCCGTGCCTTGCCAATAGATCTCCGTCGTGACATTCAACGACACCTCTGTCTAGACCTAGTTCGTCGT GTCCCGTTTTTCTCCCAGATGGACGATCAGCTTCTTGACGCCATCTGTGAGCGCCTTGTCTCGTCCCTGAGCACCCAAGGCACCTACATTGTCCGTGAGGGCGATCCCGTCTCGGAGATGATCTTCATCATCCGGGGGACGCTGGAGAGCTCGACCACGAACGGAGGCCGGACAGGATTCTTCAACTCGACAACCTTGAGGCCCGGCGACTTCTGCGGCGAGGAGCTTCTCGCGTGGGCGCTGCTTCCTAGGTCCACCCTGAACTTCCCTTCCTCGACACGGACAGTGAGGGCACTCAACGAAGTCGAGGCGTTCGTGCTGAGAGCAGAGGACCTCAAGTTCGTCGCGAATCAGTTCAGACGTCTCCACAGTAAGAAACTGCAGCACACATTTAGGTACTACTCTCACCATTGGAGGACATGGGCAGCCTGCTTCATTCAGGCTGCGTGGCGTCGCTGCAAGAGGAGGATGATGGCAAAAAGCCTCAGCATTAGCGAGTCGTTCTACTTCCCTCACGACGCGCAGTCATTGGATGAACATGATgacgaggaggaagaggaagaagaagaacacGAACAAGTAGCAGAGAGTTCTTCTCAGGCGAAACAGAACCTCGGTGTCACCATACTAGCATCGAGATTTGCTGCCAACACGAAGAGGGGAGCGCAGAAGGTTAGGGATTTGGAAATGCATAAGCTGCAGAAGCCCGAAGAGCCGGATTTCTCAGCCGATGCTGAGGAGGACTAG
- the LOC125186265 gene encoding ubiquitin carboxyl-terminal hydrolase 18-like, which translates to MVVGFFDLVRSTSSMVLAAASSIGFSPDCGDGETEAEVGAGANAFDCSCSSNCRCPHNECGKKCASTELPSALTGREVSQLSGARSSEINKQSNEILFPYEEFIQLFNWEKPGYPPCGLINGGNSCFANVVLQCLTYTRPLAAYFLEKGHKLKCRMDKWCFLCDLQTHVESASWCHTAFIPIHILSRLNSIGGNLERGQQEDAHEFMRFAIDKMQSVFLDEFGGEKTAHPRYHETSFVQHIFGGCLRSQVICNKCNKISNRFDHMMDLTVEVHWGAESLEDCLDQFTAKEWLHGDNMYKCDSCNAYVKARKYLSIRQAPNILTIALKRFQKLNKRVTFPEKLDLRSYMNESEDGNDIYKLYAVIVHVEIHHTFGHYICYVKDFGGYWYKIDDDKVSSVSLDEVLSQEAYMLLYSRICARPSCLLPAGSLTGVNKILKIQAVDSSTTQPVNSESEADSMVEILLVESAENAREDVMAPPCNARLPTRFHDSHGFYSSPKEEDFPLKLDFFRSSTGRDVKRCNTSDTTKDLSQTRCQNLSAAKNCAFEKHRRHAISSFTTIHIQKEKSANCTYMREASKCEVKSSVPTLNQISASGSLGRQRWNKIVKQENKEPDVYTFIPRDDETREAAGILVGLSSEKKLIKPLSALGGKRRKDLFKVGGAVSNGKMPRIHRLLSENGRCFKYD; encoded by the exons ATGGTGGTAGGGTTTTTCGATCTTGTTCGGAGCACTTCGTCTATGGTTTTGGCAGCCGCCTCCAGTATAGGATTTTCACCGGATTGCGGTGATGGAGAGACGGAGGCGGAAGTTGGCGCAGGCGCAAATGCTTTCGATTGCTCCTG CTCTTCAAATTGTCGATGTCCTCACAATGAGTGCGGGAAAAAGTGTGCTAGTACAGAATTGCCATCTGCATTGACAGGAAGGGAGGTTTCACAACTTTCTGGAGCTCGAAGTTCAGAGATTAACAAGCAGTCAAACGAG ATCTTGTTCCCATATGAGGAATTCATACAACTTTTCAATTGGGAGAAACCAGGTTATCCTCCTTGTGGACTAATAAATGGCGGAAACAG CTGCTTTGCTAATGTGGTTCTTCAGTGTCTTACATACACTCGTCCACTTGCTGCCTACTTTTTGGAGAAAGGACACAAGCTAAAAT GTCGGATGGATAAATGGTGCTTCCTCTGTGATCTTCAAACTCATGTGGAAAGTGCTAGCTGGTGTCATACCGCATTCATTCCCATACATATTCTTTCAAGATTGAATAGTATTGGTGGTAATCTTGAGCGTGGACAGCAGGAGGATGCCCATGAGTTCATGAG GTTTGcaattgataaaatgcaatctgTTTTCCTCGATGAATTTGGGGGAGAAAAGACTGCTCATCCCAGATATCATGAGACTAGCTTTGTTCAACATATATTCGGAGGTTGCCTTCGGTCTCAG GTTATATGCAACAAGTGCAATAAAATATCCAACCGATTTGATCACATGATGGATTTAACTGTTGAAGTTCATTGGGGTGCTGAGTCTTTGGAGGACTGTTTGGATCAATTCACTGCCAAAGAGTGGCTACATGGAGATAATATGTACAAATGTGATAG TTGCAATGCTTATGTCAAGGCACGGAAGTACCTATCTATTCGGCAGGCACCCAACATTCTTACAATTGCCTTGAAAAGATTTCAG AAACTTAACAAGAGGGTTACCTTCCCAGAGAAGCTGGATCTTCGTTCTTACATGAATGAATCGGAAGATGGGAATGATATTTACAAGCTATATGCTGTAATTGTCCATGTAGAAATACACCATACATTTGGCCATTACATCTGCTATGTTAAGGATTTTGGTGGGTATTGGTACAAGATTGATGATGATAAG GTTTCTTCCGTGAGCTTGGATGAGGTGCTTTCGCAGGAAGCCTATATGCTCTTATACAGCAG GATTTGCGCTCGCCCGTCATGTTTGCTTCCTGCTGGTTCACTTACCGGAGtgaacaaaattttgaaaatacaagCAGTTGATTCGTCAACGACACAGCCCGTCAATTCTGAATCTGAGGCTGATAGCATGGTGGAAATTTTATTAGTGGAAAGTGCAGAAAATGCAAGAGAGGATGTAATGGCACCACCCTGTAATGCTCGGTTGCCAACTCGATTTCATGATAGTCATGGTTTCTACAGTTCTCCGAAAGAAGAAGATTTTCCTCTGAAACTGGACTTCTTTAGATCCTCCACCGGTCGTGATGTCAAGAGGTGCAATACAAGTGATACCACAAAAGATCTTTCTCAAACACGGTGTCAAAATCTCAGTGCTGCTAAGAACTGCGCGTTTGAGAAGCATAGAAGACATGCCATCTCGTCGTTTACTACTATTCACATCCAAAAGGAGAAGTCTGCTAATTGCACATACATGCGAGAGGCTTCAAAGTGCGAAGTAAAAAGTTCCGTGCCAACGTTGAATCAAATCTCTGCTTCTGGTTCTCTTGGCAGACAACGGTGGAATAAAATTGTTaagcaagaaaataaagaacCAGACGTATATACATTCATTCCCCGCGATGATGAAACTAGAGAAGCAGCTGGGATATTAGTTGGTTTAAGTTCTGAGAAGAAGTTGATAAAGCCACTCTCGGCTCTCGGTGGAAAACGACGAAAAGATCTTTTCAAGGTAGGCGGCGCTGTATCGAACGGGAAGATGCCTAGGATCCACCGGTTATTGTCTGAGAACGGCAGATGCTTCAAATACGACTAA
- the LOC125188678 gene encoding UDP-galactose/UDP-glucose transporter 7: MEFNPDSTSYLSLFAALSYGVSSMAMVFINKAVLMQYSDSMTLLMFQQLVTTLLIHFGRALGYTKAKGFSVDTAKKLLLVSLFYNANVAFALASLKGVNIPMYIAIKRLTPLAVLIAGFFYGKGRPSTQVTLSVLLTAAGVLIAALGDFSFDLVGYSMAFISVFFQTMYLVLVERSGAEDGLSSVEIMFYNSVLSLPFLLFLIIATGEFPNSLVMLFAKSNSFAFMVLLVLSLVMGIALNYTMFLCTIVNSALTTTIVGVLKGVGSTTLGFFLLGGVQIHALNVTGLVINTAGGVWYSLAKYNQKRSKLPKQMPDVETRSK; the protein is encoded by the exons ATGGAATTCAATCCAGATTCAACTTCGTATTTGAG TTTATTTGCAGCCTTATCATATGGAGTTTCTTCGATGGCAATGGTTTTCATCAATAAAGCAGTGCTCATGCAATATTCAGACTCGATGACTCTCCTTATGTTTCAG CAATTGGTGACAACTTTGCTTATACACTTTGGGAGAGCGTTGGGATACACGAAAGCAAAAGGATTTAGTGTAGATACTGCCAAAAAACTTCTTCTGGTGTCCTTGTTCTACAACGCGAATGTGGCTTTTGCATTAGCAAGCCTGAAAGGCGTAAATATTCCAATGTACATAGCCATTAAAAGGCTTACACCGCTCGCTGTACTTATAGCTGGGTTCTTTTATGGAAAGGGGAGACCTTCAACTCAG GTTACTCTCTCTGTGCTTCTGACTGCTGCTGGTGTTCTTATAGCAGCACTTGGTGATTTTTCCTTCGATCTTGTTGGATATAGCATGGCCTTTATTTCTGTCTTTTTCCAA ACAATGTACCTAGTCTTGGTAGAGAGGTCAGGTGCAGAGGATGGACTTTCCTCAGTCGAAATTATGTTCTATAACAGCGTCTTGTCACTACCCTTTCTGCTATTCCTTATCATTGCTACCGGAGAATTCCCAAATTCTCTAGTTATGCTATTTGCAAAG AGTAACTCGTTCGCATTTATGGTTCTCCTTGTTCTTTCCCTGGTGAtgggtatagcactgaattaCACTATGTTCTTGTGTACAATTGTCAATTCTGCTTTAACTACTACCATAGTCGGTGTCCTCAAGGGTGTCGGTTCCACG ACCCTCGGCTTTTTCCTGCTGGGAGGAGTGCAGATTCATGCTTTGAACGTCACCGGGCTTGTGATCAACACTGCAGGCGGCGTCTGGTACTCGCTAGCGAAATACAATCAGAAGCGGTCCAAGCTCCCGAAGCAGATGCCTGATGTGGAGACGCGTAGTAAATGA